The Erythrobacter sp. JK5 genome includes a region encoding these proteins:
- a CDS encoding phosphopantothenate--cysteine ligase family flavoprotein yields the protein MGERTVSKSGPKILLVVGGGIAAYKSCELVRLIRKGGGDVTCVVTRGGQQFVTPMSLAALSENQVYTSLFDLKNEVEMGHIQLSREADLIVVCPATADLMAKMAEGIADDLATTLILATDKPVMAVPAMNVRMWEHASTQRNVAKLVEAGVAVLDPDEGPMACGEFGYGRLPEPEAIWAEIARHFGIEVEDPAPVVAANDEADLADEPEHAVADDAAAGEPEEPEAKAGGLGGLLSMIIPRSTPKRSHEDIEAELLEPEEAAEPAEAADCEGGEDIAEDETQGEEEEIEFNPDLDGSPLASKGAASAAPPLDPAAINHEVDERKPAPETVAKRDDAGIETVEEDALGGAGFGIAADYRPLKGRHVLVTAGPTWEAIDPVRYIANRSSGKQGFAIAAAAAALGAEVTLVAGPVALKTPAGVKRIDVESAEQMSKAVKQALPVDAAVMVAAVADWRPKTYEDEKIKKRGSAPPALMLTENPDILTNIAAGSNRPELVVGFAAETEDVIKNATAKRKRKAADWIVANDVSGDVMGGDQNTVHIVTAEGVESLERMPKRVVALALVERIAASLKAEAAE from the coding sequence ATGGGGGAACGCACGGTGAGCAAGTCGGGACCGAAGATCCTGTTGGTCGTGGGCGGCGGTATCGCGGCCTACAAGTCGTGCGAACTCGTCCGGCTGATCCGCAAGGGCGGCGGCGATGTGACTTGCGTCGTGACCAGGGGCGGGCAGCAATTCGTCACTCCGATGTCGCTCGCCGCGCTCAGCGAGAACCAGGTCTATACCAGCCTGTTCGATCTCAAGAACGAGGTCGAAATGGGCCACATCCAGCTTTCGCGCGAGGCCGACCTGATCGTCGTCTGCCCGGCCACCGCCGACCTGATGGCGAAAATGGCGGAAGGGATTGCAGACGATCTCGCCACCACGCTGATCCTTGCGACCGACAAGCCGGTGATGGCAGTCCCGGCGATGAACGTGCGGATGTGGGAGCACGCATCGACCCAGCGCAATGTTGCCAAACTGGTCGAGGCGGGGGTCGCCGTGCTCGATCCCGACGAGGGACCGATGGCGTGCGGCGAGTTCGGCTATGGCCGGCTGCCCGAGCCCGAGGCGATCTGGGCCGAGATCGCCAGACACTTCGGGATCGAAGTAGAGGATCCCGCCCCGGTCGTCGCCGCAAACGACGAGGCCGATCTGGCCGACGAGCCCGAACACGCGGTCGCGGACGATGCTGCTGCGGGCGAACCCGAAGAGCCCGAAGCCAAGGCCGGCGGGCTCGGCGGGCTGTTGTCGATGATCATCCCGCGTTCGACGCCCAAGCGCAGTCACGAGGATATCGAGGCCGAATTGCTCGAGCCCGAAGAGGCCGCCGAACCGGCCGAAGCAGCGGACTGCGAGGGCGGCGAGGACATCGCGGAAGACGAGACGCAGGGCGAAGAGGAAGAGATCGAGTTCAATCCCGATCTGGACGGCTCGCCGCTCGCATCCAAGGGTGCGGCAAGCGCGGCACCGCCGCTCGACCCCGCGGCGATCAACCACGAGGTCGACGAGCGCAAGCCTGCTCCCGAGACCGTGGCAAAGCGCGACGATGCCGGAATCGAGACCGTCGAGGAAGACGCGCTCGGCGGCGCGGGTTTCGGCATTGCCGCGGATTACCGGCCGCTCAAGGGGCGGCATGTGCTGGTTACCGCCGGGCCGACCTGGGAAGCGATCGACCCGGTGCGCTACATCGCCAATCGTTCGAGCGGAAAGCAAGGGTTCGCGATCGCCGCCGCTGCGGCCGCGCTGGGGGCCGAAGTGACGCTGGTCGCCGGCCCGGTCGCGCTCAAGACCCCCGCCGGGGTCAAGCGCATCGATGTCGAATCCGCCGAACAGATGAGCAAGGCGGTCAAGCAGGCGCTGCCGGTCGATGCGGCGGTGATGGTTGCCGCGGTCGCCGACTGGCGGCCCAAGACGTATGAGGACGAGAAGATCAAGAAGCGCGGTTCCGCTCCGCCGGCGCTGATGCTGACCGAGAACCCCGATATCCTCACCAACATCGCCGCCGGTTCGAACCGGCCCGAGCTGGTGGTGGGATTCGCTGCCGAAACCGAAGATGTGATCAAGAACGCCACCGCCAAGCGCAAGCGCAAGGCAGCCGACTGGATCGTGGCCAACGACGTATCCGGAGACGTAATGGGCGGCGACCAGAACACCGTCCACATCGTCACCGCCGAAGGTGTCGAAAGCCTCGAACGGATGCCCAAACGCGTGGTCGCGCTCGCGCTGGTCGAGCGGATCGCTGCCAGCCTCAAGGCCGAGGCCGCCGAGTGA
- the dut gene encoding dUTP diphosphatase has product MSSTVNVEVKRLPHGDGLPLPAYATDGAAGMDVVSAEDVTLDPGARHPVATGLSLAIPQGYEIQVRPRSGLALKHGITVPNTPGTIDSDYRGELKIIMINLGSEPFAIARGDRVAQLVLAPVVQAAWSEVAELGATARGAGGFGSTGGHEKL; this is encoded by the coding sequence GTGAGCTCAACAGTCAACGTGGAAGTGAAGCGCCTGCCGCATGGCGACGGACTGCCGCTGCCCGCCTATGCGACGGACGGCGCAGCGGGAATGGACGTGGTGTCCGCCGAGGACGTGACGCTCGATCCCGGCGCGCGCCATCCGGTCGCGACCGGGCTGTCGCTCGCAATTCCGCAGGGTTACGAAATCCAGGTGCGCCCGCGCTCGGGCCTTGCGCTGAAGCACGGCATCACCGTGCCCAACACGCCGGGCACGATCGACAGCGATTATCGCGGCGAGCTCAAGATCATCATGATCAACCTCGGCAGCGAACCCTTCGCGATTGCGCGTGGCGACCGGGTGGCGCAACTGGTGCTGGCCCCGGTGGTGCAGGCCGCGTGGTCGGAAGTGGCAGAGCTGGGCGCGACCGCCCGCGGTGCCGGCGGGTTCGGGTCAACCGGCGGTCACGAGAAGCTGTAA
- a CDS encoding DUF4136 domain-containing protein, with protein MTIPQMNARRNLGRIALSLALATGLAACAPSFKADVSRFQSQLPAPSGQTFAVVAEDPKLAGGLEFALYADMVEAEMERLGYTEAAPENATLLVRFDYGVDNGRERVRSSGRGFYDPYFGPWGGFRGYGFRRGYAFGLYDPWLAGPDVTSYTVYTSGIDVKIDSATSGERLFEGKAQAVSRTNRLQQLVPNLVDAMFTDFPGNSGETLRITINPDEKVVRRTD; from the coding sequence ATGACTATTCCTCAGATGAATGCACGCAGGAACCTCGGACGCATTGCACTCTCGCTGGCGCTGGCTACCGGCCTCGCCGCCTGTGCCCCGTCCTTCAAAGCGGACGTTTCACGCTTCCAGAGCCAGCTTCCGGCCCCTTCGGGACAAACCTTTGCGGTCGTTGCAGAGGACCCCAAGCTTGCCGGCGGACTCGAATTCGCGCTCTATGCCGACATGGTCGAGGCCGAGATGGAACGGCTCGGCTACACCGAAGCGGCGCCCGAAAACGCGACCCTGCTGGTCCGCTTCGATTACGGGGTGGACAACGGCCGCGAGCGGGTGCGCAGCAGCGGACGAGGCTTCTACGATCCGTATTTCGGGCCGTGGGGCGGCTTTCGCGGCTACGGCTTCCGCCGCGGCTACGCCTTCGGGTTGTACGACCCGTGGCTCGCCGGGCCGGATGTGACCAGCTACACCGTCTACACCAGCGGCATCGATGTGAAGATCGATTCCGCCACCAGCGGAGAGCGGCTGTTCGAAGGCAAGGCGCAGGCCGTGTCGCGCACCAATCGGCTGCAGCAGCTGGTGCCGAACCTCGTCGATGCAATGTTCACCGATTTTCCGGGCAATTCCGGAGAGACCCTGCGCATCACGATCAATCCGGATGAAAAGGTAGTCAGGCGCACGGACTAG
- the trpS gene encoding tryptophan--tRNA ligase, with translation MRVVSGIQPTGTPHLGNYLGAIVNYVKLQDEAHASGGECFIFLADLHALSMPHIPAELTAATREMVATLVACGVDPGKTVLFNQAQVPAHAELQWLLNGTARMGWLNRMTQWKDKAGKNREGQSIALFTYPVLQAADVLLYQATHVPVGEDQKQHLELARDIAQKFNNDFCPEDAPLFTLPEPYIPPAAARIMSLRDGTAKMSKSDPSEMSRINLVDDADTIMKKIKKAKTDPEPLPSEDAGLEGRAEAANLVAIYAALAQCDVAKVLSEYGGQGFGTFKPALGELLIETLAPISARFLELKQDREALDAILARGAARARERGVPTLDAAYKALGLVRG, from the coding sequence ATGAGAGTCGTCTCCGGCATCCAGCCGACCGGCACGCCCCATCTCGGCAATTATCTCGGCGCGATCGTCAATTACGTGAAGCTGCAGGACGAAGCGCACGCTTCGGGTGGAGAGTGCTTCATTTTCCTCGCCGATCTCCACGCGCTGTCGATGCCGCACATCCCGGCAGAACTGACCGCCGCGACCCGCGAGATGGTGGCGACGCTGGTCGCCTGCGGGGTCGATCCGGGCAAGACGGTGCTGTTCAACCAGGCGCAGGTCCCCGCCCATGCCGAACTGCAATGGCTGCTCAACGGCACCGCGCGGATGGGCTGGCTCAACCGCATGACGCAGTGGAAGGACAAGGCCGGGAAAAACCGCGAAGGTCAGTCGATCGCGCTGTTCACCTATCCGGTCCTGCAGGCAGCCGACGTGCTGCTGTACCAGGCGACGCATGTGCCGGTGGGCGAGGACCAGAAGCAGCATCTCGAACTCGCGCGCGACATCGCGCAGAAATTCAACAACGATTTCTGCCCCGAAGACGCGCCCCTTTTCACCTTGCCCGAACCCTATATTCCGCCCGCCGCCGCGCGGATCATGTCGCTGCGCGACGGCACGGCCAAGATGAGCAAGTCCGACCCGTCGGAAATGAGCAGGATCAACCTGGTCGACGATGCCGATACGATCATGAAAAAGATCAAGAAGGCCAAGACCGATCCCGAACCGCTGCCGAGCGAGGACGCGGGGCTCGAAGGTCGCGCCGAAGCGGCCAACCTCGTCGCCATCTATGCCGCGCTCGCGCAATGCGACGTGGCAAAGGTGCTGAGCGAATATGGCGGGCAGGGTTTCGGTACGTTCAAGCCGGCGCTGGGCGAGCTGCTGATCGAGACCCTCGCGCCCATTTCGGCGCGGTTCCTCGAACTGAAGCAGGACCGCGAAGCGCTCGACGCGATTCTCGCGCGCGGTGCCGCCCGCGCCCGCGAACGCGGCGTGCCCACACTCGATGCCGCCTACAAGGCGCTCGGCCTGGTGCGGGGTTAA
- the murJ gene encoding murein biosynthesis integral membrane protein MurJ — protein MSLLKSVGTIGSLTLVSRIAGMAREMIFSRVLGANAVTDAWFQAFIIPNVFRRLFAEGAFSAAFVPMFSKRLHGEGGIEEARSFSADVLSVFLPVLIALVALFELIMPGVIWLLAEKPVDPETFPLAVDFARIMFPYILLVSLVTLFTGMLNSVSRFAPGASFPIILNVILIAVLLIGERWMATGASLEQVAYGIAWTVTGAGVMQLAWLYYWVRVEGFEVRMRWPRITPEVKRLSIIALPAAIGGGAYQINTLVQLYFLNQLESGSVSYMNYADRLNQLPLGIIGIALSTAILPTLSKFVGSDNREGAEQIQSDAIELSMLLTLPAAVALAICAEPFVIMIFQGGRFDLADAAMTGAVLAALVMGLPAYVMVKVLVPNFYARADTKTPVYAAFTSLTVFVIFNIVFVAQLGVVGVAMASVIGAWLNVGYLYVVLVSRDYYRMPLPLFGRIARQLVAAAAMGAALYYTRGLLTEFYSAGLFERLFALIALVGAAMIVYFAAAFLLGAVDRERIARLTRKTA, from the coding sequence ATGAGCCTGCTAAAGAGCGTCGGCACGATCGGTTCGCTCACGCTGGTGAGCCGCATCGCCGGGATGGCGCGCGAGATGATCTTTTCGCGCGTGCTCGGTGCCAATGCGGTCACCGATGCGTGGTTCCAGGCGTTCATCATCCCCAACGTCTTTCGTCGGCTGTTCGCCGAGGGGGCATTCTCGGCGGCGTTCGTGCCGATGTTCTCGAAGCGGCTGCACGGCGAAGGCGGGATCGAGGAGGCGCGCTCGTTCAGCGCCGACGTTCTCAGCGTGTTCCTGCCGGTACTGATCGCGCTGGTCGCGCTGTTCGAGCTGATCATGCCCGGCGTGATCTGGCTGCTCGCGGAAAAGCCGGTCGATCCCGAGACCTTTCCGCTGGCGGTCGATTTCGCGCGGATCATGTTCCCCTACATCCTGCTGGTCAGCCTTGTCACGCTGTTCACCGGCATGCTCAATTCGGTCTCTCGGTTTGCGCCGGGAGCGAGTTTTCCAATCATCCTCAACGTCATCCTGATCGCGGTGCTGCTGATCGGGGAGCGCTGGATGGCGACCGGCGCGAGCCTCGAACAGGTGGCCTACGGCATCGCCTGGACGGTGACCGGCGCGGGGGTGATGCAGCTCGCGTGGCTGTATTACTGGGTCCGGGTCGAAGGGTTCGAGGTCCGGATGCGCTGGCCGCGAATCACCCCCGAAGTGAAGCGGCTGAGCATCATCGCCCTGCCTGCGGCAATCGGCGGCGGGGCGTACCAGATCAACACCCTGGTCCAGCTCTACTTCCTCAACCAGCTCGAAAGCGGATCGGTCAGCTACATGAATTACGCCGACCGTCTGAACCAGTTGCCGCTGGGGATCATCGGGATCGCGCTGTCGACCGCGATCCTGCCGACGCTGAGCAAGTTCGTCGGCAGCGACAATCGCGAAGGGGCGGAGCAGATCCAGTCTGACGCGATCGAGCTGTCGATGCTGCTGACGCTGCCCGCCGCCGTAGCGCTGGCGATCTGCGCCGAACCGTTCGTGATCATGATCTTCCAGGGCGGACGCTTCGATCTCGCCGATGCGGCCATGACCGGCGCCGTGCTGGCGGCGCTGGTGATGGGCCTTCCCGCCTATGTGATGGTGAAGGTGCTGGTGCCCAATTTCTACGCGAGGGCGGATACGAAAACGCCGGTCTATGCCGCGTTCACCTCCCTGACGGTGTTCGTGATCTTCAACATCGTGTTCGTCGCGCAGCTCGGGGTTGTCGGGGTCGCAATGGCCAGCGTCATCGGGGCGTGGCTCAATGTCGGCTACCTCTACGTCGTGCTTGTCAGTCGCGACTATTACCGCATGCCCCTGCCGCTGTTCGGCCGGATCGCGCGCCAGCTCGTCGCGGCTGCCGCGATGGGCGCGGCGCTCTATTACACGCGCGGGCTGCTGACCGAATTCTACTCGGCCGGGCTGTTCGAACGGCTGTTCGCGCTGATCGCACTGGTCGGCGCGGCGATGATCGTCTATTTCGCCGCAGCCTTCCTGCTTGGTGCGGTCGATCGCGAACGCATTGCCAGGCTCACCCGAAAAACCGCCTGA
- the secB gene encoding protein-export chaperone SecB, with translation MAEEGDVLTDLNSQPGAGNGADTQPTAGIITQYVKDLSVENPNAPDVYQWQDQPKIDVQFNIGAEPMNAEVTEVTLKINITASTDKGTVYIVELDYCGLVGIRNIPEDQAHAYLFAEAPRILFPFARRVVADAVRDAGFPPLMVDPVDFNGLYVQQLQASRQQGTAAPGATPPAEGDA, from the coding sequence ATGGCCGAAGAAGGCGACGTTCTCACCGATCTCAACTCCCAGCCCGGCGCCGGCAACGGCGCGGACACCCAGCCGACCGCCGGGATCATCACCCAGTACGTGAAGGATCTGTCGGTCGAAAATCCCAACGCGCCCGATGTCTATCAATGGCAGGACCAGCCCAAGATCGACGTGCAGTTCAACATCGGTGCCGAGCCGATGAACGCGGAAGTGACCGAGGTCACGCTGAAGATCAACATCACCGCCAGCACCGACAAGGGCACGGTCTACATCGTCGAGCTCGATTATTGCGGGCTGGTGGGCATCCGCAACATTCCAGAAGACCAGGCGCACGCCTACCTGTTCGCCGAAGCGCCGCGGATTCTCTTCCCGTTCGCCCGCCGCGTGGTGGCCGATGCGGTGCGCGATGCGGGCTTCCCGCCGCTGATGGTCGATCCGGTCGATTTCAACGGCCTCTACGTCCAGCAGCTGCAGGCCAGCCGCCAGCAGGGCACCGCCGCTCCGGGCGCGACCCCGCCCGCCGAAGGCGACGCGTAA
- a CDS encoding Tim44/TimA family putative adaptor protein, with amino-acid sequence MILEIVILAMIAAFLGLRLYSVLGRRAEHEEESVPQRFDPGEKQPPQSEAPQQAAPLPTPRVTRIEGVMPAVERGIREIAQADSRFDLHAFLDGAKGAYEMVLEAFWDGDRETLRELCDDDVYAGFDAAITAREDAGHTLDNTLVRIEETRIHSASLDGKFARIAVLFVSDIAAVTRDEDGNVVAGSLDDALESRDVWTFSRNVASRDPNWLLDETDEG; translated from the coding sequence GTGATTCTAGAAATCGTCATTCTCGCCATGATCGCCGCGTTCCTCGGACTGCGGCTCTATTCGGTGCTGGGCCGCCGGGCCGAGCACGAAGAGGAATCGGTGCCGCAGCGCTTCGATCCGGGCGAGAAGCAGCCCCCGCAATCCGAAGCGCCGCAGCAGGCAGCGCCGCTGCCGACTCCGCGCGTCACCCGCATCGAAGGGGTGATGCCAGCAGTCGAGCGCGGCATTCGAGAGATTGCCCAGGCCGACAGCCGCTTCGATCTCCATGCCTTTCTCGATGGCGCGAAGGGTGCCTACGAAATGGTGCTCGAAGCCTTCTGGGACGGCGATCGCGAAACGCTTCGCGAGCTGTGCGACGACGATGTCTATGCCGGGTTCGACGCGGCGATCACCGCGCGCGAGGATGCCGGGCACACGCTCGACAACACGTTGGTGCGGATCGAGGAAACGCGGATTCATTCGGCCTCGCTCGACGGCAAGTTCGCACGGATCGCGGTGCTGTTCGTGTCCGACATCGCGGCGGTGACCCGCGACGAAGACGGCAACGTCGTCGCCGGTTCGCTCGACGATGCGTTGGAAAGCCGCGACGTCTGGACGTTTTCGCGCAACGTTGCATCGCGCGACCCCAACTGGCTGCTCGACGAAACCGACGAAGGCTAG
- a CDS encoding murein transglycosylase A, whose protein sequence is MLAGCTIIPKSTAPGPPVATPPTMPSATTAAFAGVARGPSVGALSVSAGDAASALASFVESCPQLLRRDDASGLTVAADWRPACAAARGWDAARARAFFATHFEAVRIGDGRAFATGYFEPEIAGSRTRKPGYAPVYAMPPDLERGWPDDVPQAERSGRAPLSRRLPDGSYVPYFERAEIEDGALEGRAPVIAWAADPVELFFLQIQGSGRIRTETGEVIRIGYAGQNGRGYTGVGGVMRERGLLGDGPGQYPGSMQGIMAYIRENPEEGLALMRLNKSWVFFRELTGDGPLGALGVPVRRESSVAADPNFVPLGAPVWLELDRREANGLWIAQDTGGAIKGANRFDTFWGAGADARAIAGGMSGRGTALVLLPKGAVERLTSVR, encoded by the coding sequence ATGCTGGCCGGATGCACGATCATTCCCAAATCCACTGCGCCCGGCCCGCCCGTCGCCACGCCGCCAACGATGCCGTCCGCCACCACCGCCGCTTTCGCCGGGGTCGCGCGCGGCCCTAGCGTGGGTGCGCTTTCGGTGTCGGCGGGCGATGCCGCATCCGCGCTGGCAAGTTTCGTCGAATCCTGCCCGCAATTGCTGCGGCGCGACGATGCCAGCGGATTGACCGTTGCCGCCGACTGGCGGCCCGCCTGCGCGGCGGCGCGCGGCTGGGACGCGGCCCGCGCCCGCGCGTTTTTCGCGACCCATTTCGAAGCCGTGCGGATCGGCGACGGCCGGGCCTTTGCCACCGGCTATTTCGAACCGGAAATCGCCGGAAGCCGCACCCGAAAGCCGGGCTATGCGCCGGTTTACGCGATGCCGCCCGATCTCGAGCGCGGCTGGCCCGATGACGTGCCGCAGGCCGAGCGCAGTGGCCGCGCTCCGCTGTCGCGCCGTCTGCCCGATGGATCGTATGTTCCCTATTTCGAGCGCGCCGAGATCGAGGACGGCGCGCTGGAAGGACGCGCTCCGGTGATCGCCTGGGCAGCCGACCCGGTCGAACTGTTCTTCCTCCAGATTCAAGGATCGGGCCGCATCCGCACCGAGACGGGCGAGGTGATCCGCATCGGTTATGCCGGGCAGAACGGACGCGGTTACACCGGCGTCGGCGGCGTCATGCGCGAGCGCGGGCTGCTGGGCGACGGCCCTGGGCAGTACCCCGGATCGATGCAGGGCATCATGGCCTATATCCGCGAAAACCCGGAGGAAGGGCTTGCACTGATGCGGCTCAACAAGAGCTGGGTGTTCTTCCGCGAGCTGACCGGAGACGGGCCGCTGGGCGCGCTCGGGGTGCCGGTCCGCCGCGAAAGCTCGGTCGCGGCCGATCCCAATTTCGTCCCGCTCGGAGCGCCCGTGTGGCTCGAACTTGACCGGCGCGAAGCCAACGGGCTGTGGATCGCGCAGGACACCGGCGGCGCGATCAAGGGGGCGAACCGGTTCGACACGTTCTGGGGCGCGGGGGCCGATGCGCGCGCGATCGCGGGTGGGATGAGCGGGCGCGGCACTGCACTGGTATTGCTGCCCAAGGGCGCGGTCGAACGGCTCACCTCCGTACGATGA
- a CDS encoding Smr/MutS family protein produces the protein MSVPRGLTAGEQAAWARLAESVTPLEGRRAPTVAADPITSSPEPTRTRPRQTAPIAPAPPARPAARTGGLDSHWDRKLKAGQVSPDYTLDLHGHTLDRAYDRITTGLDQARAMDARLVLVVAGRERPVDPADRASRRGAIRAKLLDWLAASHHADSIAAVRRAHQRHGGDGALYLVLKRRR, from the coding sequence ATGAGTGTACCGCGCGGTCTCACCGCAGGGGAACAGGCGGCGTGGGCACGGCTCGCGGAAAGCGTCACCCCGCTCGAGGGGCGGCGCGCTCCAACGGTCGCCGCGGACCCGATCACTTCGTCGCCCGAACCCACCCGGACGCGCCCGCGCCAGACCGCACCGATCGCTCCCGCGCCGCCGGCGAGACCCGCTGCACGAACCGGCGGCCTCGATTCGCACTGGGACCGCAAGCTCAAGGCCGGGCAGGTCAGCCCCGACTACACGCTCGACCTGCACGGCCACACGCTCGACCGTGCGTACGACCGGATCACCACCGGTCTGGATCAGGCGCGGGCGATGGACGCACGGCTGGTGCTGGTGGTCGCGGGGCGCGAGCGGCCGGTCGATCCCGCCGACCGCGCGAGCCGACGCGGAGCGATCCGCGCCAAGCTGCTCGACTGGCTCGCCGCGAGCCATCACGCCGACAGCATCGCGGCCGTGCGCCGCGCCCACCAGCGGCACGGCGGAGACGGCGCGCTGTACCTGGTGCTGAAGCGGCGACGCTGA
- a CDS encoding DUF2306 domain-containing protein, protein MALVAIIMTTISFVAIIRGLAGIAPAHANIRELAIVLHVATVLPAIPLGGYLLLARKGGPRHKSLGKVWIGLMLVTATCAIFIGRDFSWIHLFVPLTFWTSWKTIQTARARDLDGHRKEILGFYLGALTIPGIVAFAIPGRLMNVWLFW, encoded by the coding sequence GTGGCACTCGTCGCGATCATAATGACCACGATCTCATTTGTTGCGATCATTCGCGGGCTGGCCGGGATCGCACCGGCCCACGCCAACATCCGCGAGCTTGCGATCGTGCTTCATGTCGCGACCGTGCTGCCTGCCATTCCCCTCGGCGGCTATCTTCTGCTCGCGCGCAAGGGCGGGCCGCGCCACAAGTCGCTCGGCAAGGTCTGGATCGGCTTGATGCTCGTGACGGCTACCTGCGCAATCTTCATCGGTCGCGATTTCAGCTGGATACATCTGTTCGTTCCGTTGACGTTCTGGACATCATGGAAGACGATTCAGACCGCCCGCGCACGCGATCTTGATGGTCACAGAAAGGAAATCCTCGGCTTCTATCTCGGCGCGCTGACAATCCCCGGCATTGTCGCCTTTGCGATTCCCGGGCGGTTGATGAATGTCTGGCTGTTCTGGTGA
- a CDS encoding LytTR family DNA-binding domain-containing protein — MSELPSESTTLRLRQLVVDLAIMAIIGFGLALLGPFGSYMQPLEIRFLYWVVLSFAGYLCYVPVAGLVLSFGRRLALPDWTLWVAAVLIGTVPMTAIVILVNQLPGPFVVPRYGAISQTYAHVLVIGAVVVIIFQLLEKRSPPKATTLGFVAASPVAAGPEPVRTPLLDRLPADLGTDVIALEMEDHYVRVHTALGSELVLLRLRDAIAELDGIEGRQVHRSWWVARGAVEEVVREGRNVRLKLPRGIEAPVARAQVGDLRDSGWI, encoded by the coding sequence ATGAGCGAGCTGCCATCTGAATCGACGACCCTCCGGCTGCGCCAGCTGGTGGTCGATCTCGCGATCATGGCGATAATCGGATTTGGCCTCGCACTGCTCGGGCCGTTCGGCAGTTACATGCAGCCGCTCGAGATTCGGTTCCTGTACTGGGTTGTGCTGAGCTTCGCAGGATACCTGTGCTATGTGCCGGTGGCGGGTTTGGTGTTGAGCTTCGGGCGCAGGCTCGCCTTGCCCGATTGGACATTGTGGGTCGCCGCGGTCCTGATCGGGACCGTCCCGATGACGGCCATCGTCATTCTGGTGAACCAGCTGCCCGGGCCGTTCGTCGTCCCGCGCTACGGCGCGATTTCACAGACATACGCGCATGTGCTGGTGATAGGCGCGGTGGTGGTGATCATCTTCCAGCTTCTGGAGAAGCGGTCGCCGCCCAAAGCGACTACGCTAGGCTTCGTCGCCGCATCGCCGGTAGCCGCCGGTCCTGAGCCGGTACGCACTCCCCTTCTTGATCGCCTGCCAGCCGACTTGGGAACCGACGTGATCGCGCTCGAGATGGAAGACCATTATGTCCGGGTGCACACCGCGCTCGGTTCGGAACTGGTGCTGCTGCGGCTGCGCGATGCGATCGCCGAGCTGGACGGGATCGAAGGGCGGCAGGTCCACCGCAGCTGGTGGGTTGCGCGCGGCGCGGTAGAGGAGGTGGTGCGCGAGGGGCGCAATGTCCGGTTGAAGCTGCCGCGCGGGATCGAGGCTCCGGTCGCCCGCGCGCAGGTCGGCGATTTGCGCGACAGCGGCTGGATCTAG